A genomic window from Betta splendens chromosome 17, fBetSpl5.4, whole genome shotgun sequence includes:
- the klhl20 gene encoding kelch-like protein 20 produces the protein MDVKPMRRATSARQDTTGMDITSRCTLGDPNKLPEGVPQPARMPYISDKHPRQTLEVINLLRKHRELCDVVLVVGAKKIYAHRVILSACSPYFRAMFTGELAESRQTEVVIRDIDERAMELLIDFAYTSQVTVEEGNVQTLLPAACLLQLAEIQEACCEFLKRQLDPSNCLGIRAFADTHSCRELLRIADKFTQHNFQEVMESEEFMLLPANQLIDIISSDELNVRSEEQVFNAVMAWVKYSIQERRPQLPQVLQHVRLPLLSPKFLVGTVGSDPLIKSDEECRDLVDEAKNYLLLPQERPLMQGPRTRPRKPIRCGEVLFAVGGWCSGDAISSVERYDPQTNEWRMVASMSKRRCGVGVSVLDDLLYAVGGHDGSSYLNSVERYDPKTNQWSSDVAPTSTCRTSVGVAVLGGYLYAVGGQDGVSCLNIVERYDPKENKWTRVASMSTRRLGVAVAVLGGFLYAVGGSDGTSPLNTVERYNPQENRWHTVSPMGTRRKHLGCAVYQDMIYSVGGRDDTTELSSAERYNPRTNQWSPVVAMTSRRSGVGLAVVNGQLMAVGGFDGTTYLKTIEVYDPDANTWRLYGGMNYRRLGGGVGVIKMTHCESHIW, from the exons GGCCACCAGCGCACGCCAAGACACTACTGGAATGGACATCACCAGCCGCTGTACTCTGGGGGACCCCAACAAGCTCCCTGAAGGGGTCCCCCAGCCTGCACGCATGCCCTACATCTCAGACAAACACCCGCGGCAGACCCTGGAGGTGATCAACCTGCTGAGGAAACACCGCGAGCTGTGTGacgtggtgctggtggtgggtgCCAAGAAGATTTATGCTCATCGTGTGATCCTGTCCGCGTGCAGCCCCTATTTCAG GGCGATGTTCACGGGGGAGCTGGCAGAAAGCCGGCAGACTGAGGTGGTTATTCGCGACATCGATGAGCGAGCCATGGAGCTGCTCATTGATTTTGCCTACACCTCACAG GTGACTGTAGAGGAGGGGAACGTTCAGACGCTGCTCCCTGCAGCCTGCCTTCTCCAGCTGGCTGAGATCCAGGAGGCCTGCTGCGAGTTTCTCAAGAGGCAGCTGGATCCTTCCAACTGTCTGGGCATCAGAGCCTTTGCCGACACACACTCGTGCCGAGAGCTGCTCCGCATTGCAGACAAGTTCACCCAACACAATTTTCAAGAG GTGATGGAAAGTGAAGAGTTCATGCTGCTGCCTGCCAACCAGCTGATTGACATCATTTCTAGCGATGAGCTCAACGTGCGGAGTGAGGAGCAGGTTTTCAACGCTGTGATGGCCTGGGTGAAGTACAGCATCCAGGAACGCAGGCCGCAGCTTCCCCAG GTCTTGCAGCACGTCCGCCTGCCGCTGCTGAGCCCCAAGTTCCTGGTGGGCACCGTGGGTTCAGATCCTCTCATCAAGAGTGATGAggagtgcag GGACCTGGTTGATGAAGCCAAGAAttacctgctgctgccacaggAGAGACCCCTGATGCAGGGCCCTAGAACGCGGCCAAGGAAACCCATACGCTGTGGAGAGGTGCTCTTTGCAG TTGGGGGCTGGTGCAGCGGAGATGCCATTTCCAGTGTGGAGCGTTACGATCCCCAGACCAACGAGTGGAGGATGGTGGCCTCCATGAGTAAGCGGCGATGTGGCGTAGGCGTCAGCGTTCTGGACGACCTGCTTTATGCTGTGGGGGGTCACGATGGTTCGTCGTATCTAAACTCCGTGGAAAG ATATGACCCTAAGACCAACCAGTGGAGCAGCGACGTGGCTCCTACAAGCACGTGTCGAACCAGTGTGGGCGTGGCCGTCCTCGGTGGTTACCTGTATGCGGTGGGAGGACAAGATGGGGTCTCCTGTCTCAACATTGTGGAAAG ATATGATCCGAAGGAGAACAAATGGACCCGTGTGGCCTCCATGAGCACCAGGCGACTCGGTGTAGCTGTGGCTGTGCTGGGCGGTTTCCTGTATGCTGTTGGAGGATCTGATGGGACGTCACCATTAAATACAG TGGAGCGCTACAACCCTCAGGAGAACCGCTGGCACACCGTCTCTCCAATGGGGACCAGGAGGAAGCACCTCGGCTGCGCCGTCTACCAGGACATGATTTACTCAGTCGGAGGAAGAGACGACACCACCGAGCTGAGCAGTGCCGAGCGCTACAACCCCAGGACCAACCAGTGGTCTCCTGTAGTAGCCATGACGTCCAGGCGCAGCGGG gtgggcTTGGCCGTTGTCAACGGTCAGCTGATGGCTGTAGGAGGCTTTGACGGGACGACGTATCTCAAAACTATAGAGGTTTATGACCCTGATGCCAACACATGGAG GTTGTATGGAGGAATGAACTACCGCCGGCTAGGTGGCGGGGTGGGTGTCATTAAAATGACTCACTGTGAATCTCACATATGGTAA